A portion of the Francisella uliginis genome contains these proteins:
- the anmK gene encoding anhydro-N-acetylmuramic acid kinase AnmK, protein MDDYKYCIGIMSGTSLDGIDVALCKIKGYGLDTDIKLIKFETYPYSIDVLKDIKQSLDLSKSNAQLLCSLNFKLGKEYANAVKELVKSADLKLKDIEFIANHGQTIYHQAVCEGDFIKSSLQLGDAATIAYECQTTVVSNFRAADIAAGGDGAPLVPYVDYILYRDKNKSRALHNIGGIANTTIIPKNANIEDVYAFDTGPGNMMINRAVEVLFAKSYDENGDIAKNGKLISNMLQELLENPYLKQEPPKSTGRELFGIEYTDFIIEKYKGNSSEDIVHTLTIFTAETISRAYKNFVLSKHNLDQIIFTGGGAYNKFLIESIAELLDIDVLTFEDVGENSDAKEAIAFAVLGNETFNKNYNNIPAATGAKEKVILGQVNYFK, encoded by the coding sequence ATGGATGATTATAAATACTGTATAGGAATAATGTCAGGAACATCTTTAGATGGTATTGATGTGGCTTTGTGTAAAATTAAAGGGTATGGATTAGATACTGATATCAAATTGATTAAATTTGAGACATATCCATACTCAATAGATGTATTAAAGGATATTAAGCAATCTTTAGATTTATCAAAAAGTAATGCCCAACTTTTATGTAGCCTTAACTTTAAGCTCGGTAAAGAATATGCCAATGCAGTAAAAGAGTTAGTTAAGTCAGCAGATCTGAAATTAAAAGATATAGAGTTTATAGCTAACCATGGTCAGACAATCTATCATCAAGCAGTATGTGAAGGTGACTTTATTAAGTCTTCATTGCAGTTAGGCGATGCTGCGACAATTGCTTATGAGTGTCAAACAACAGTAGTATCAAATTTTCGTGCAGCAGATATAGCCGCAGGAGGTGATGGTGCGCCATTAGTGCCGTACGTTGATTATATTTTATATCGAGATAAAAATAAGTCACGAGCCTTACATAATATAGGAGGGATTGCTAATACAACAATTATTCCCAAAAATGCTAATATTGAAGATGTTTATGCTTTTGATACTGGGCCAGGGAATATGATGATAAATAGAGCAGTAGAGGTTTTATTTGCTAAAAGCTATGATGAAAATGGCGATATTGCTAAAAACGGTAAACTTATTTCAAATATGTTACAGGAGCTTTTAGAAAATCCATATTTGAAACAAGAACCTCCAAAATCTACAGGTAGAGAACTGTTTGGGATTGAATATACAGATTTTATTATCGAAAAATATAAAGGAAATTCTTCTGAGGATATCGTACATACATTAACTATATTTACTGCTGAAACTATTTCTAGAGCATACAAAAATTTTGTTTTGAGTAAACATAATCTAGATCAGATAATCTTTACAGGGGGAGGGGCTTATAATAAGTTTCTAATAGAGTCTATAGCAGAGCTATTAGATATAGATGTACTAACATTTGAAGATGTTGGTGAGAATAGTGATGCAAAAGAAGCTATAGCATTTGCTGTATTAGGGAATGAAACTTTTAATAAAAACTATAATAATATACCTGCAGCGACAGGCGCAAAAGAGAAAGTTATACTTGGACAAGTAAATTATTTTAAGTAA
- a CDS encoding MFS transporter: MKYFQLKLSLFLIFFISAILLNSVGIVILQSVTHYHVTDVQASILEACKDLTIAVVSFAVCSFIPRFGYKNAMLTGLAIITIGCIAMATLNSFLITKILFVLIGVAFALIKVSVYSTVGLITDDSKAHASLMSLLEGVFQIGVVLCFFIFSIFIHFGNWLGTYWLIIALCIIAFLLLLFTKLDESAVQISRGSNFLADTLSMLKLIKLPIVMLFIISVFFYVFIEQGVQSWLPTFNTRVLHLSASTSVFMASVFALSIAAGRITFGFIMKKVDWKKVILLGLICCAILIVFTLQLSKLINPKETDTFIAVVISLLFPMIGFFMAPIYPTLCSSILSSQPEKLQSAMAGLIIIFSALGGTIGSRIISEIFAHFGGVTAFYCVLIPIALLVLLIPPYAKLHRNK, translated from the coding sequence ATGAAGTATTTTCAACTAAAACTCTCTCTTTTTCTTATATTCTTTATTAGTGCCATTTTATTAAATAGCGTTGGTATAGTTATACTACAATCTGTTACTCATTATCATGTCACAGATGTTCAAGCAAGTATTCTTGAAGCATGTAAAGATCTAACTATAGCTGTAGTCTCTTTCGCTGTATGTTCCTTTATCCCAAGGTTTGGTTATAAAAATGCTATGCTTACAGGACTCGCAATAATTACTATAGGTTGCATTGCAATGGCAACCTTAAACAGTTTTTTGATTACTAAAATACTATTTGTATTAATCGGTGTAGCTTTTGCACTAATTAAAGTCTCTGTATACTCGACTGTTGGTTTAATTACTGATGATTCAAAAGCACATGCCAGTCTTATGAGCTTATTAGAAGGTGTCTTTCAAATAGGTGTAGTATTATGCTTTTTTATATTTAGTATATTTATACATTTTGGCAATTGGCTTGGTACATACTGGCTAATTATAGCTTTATGTATAATTGCATTTTTACTACTGCTATTTACAAAACTTGATGAGTCAGCTGTTCAAATATCTCGAGGCTCTAACTTTTTAGCAGATACCTTGAGCATGCTAAAGCTTATAAAACTGCCAATAGTTATGCTATTTATTATTAGTGTCTTTTTCTATGTATTTATTGAACAAGGTGTTCAATCGTGGCTACCAACATTCAATACCAGAGTTCTTCATTTATCTGCCTCTACTAGTGTGTTTATGGCAAGTGTATTTGCCTTGAGTATAGCTGCTGGCCGAATCACTTTTGGTTTTATTATGAAGAAAGTTGACTGGAAAAAGGTTATCCTTTTAGGTCTAATTTGCTGTGCAATACTAATAGTATTTACACTACAATTATCTAAGTTAATCAACCCTAAAGAAACAGATACTTTTATTGCTGTAGTTATATCATTGCTTTTCCCTATGATTGGCTTTTTCATGGCACCAATATATCCAACTTTATGCTCTAGTATTCTTAGTAGCCAACCAGAAAAGCTTCAAAGTGCCATGGCCGGTTTGATAATTATATTTTCTGCCTTAGGTGGTACTATCGGCTCAAGAATAATTAGTGAAATATTTGCTCAT